One segment of Macaca fascicularis isolate 582-1 chromosome 2, T2T-MFA8v1.1 DNA contains the following:
- the OGG1 gene encoding N-glycosylase/DNA lyase isoform X5 — translation MPAHALLPRRMGHRTLASAPALWASIPCPRSELRLDLVLPSGQSFRWREQSPAHWSGVLADQVWTLTQTEEQLHCTVYRGDKSQPGRPTPDELEAVRKYFQLDVTLAQLYHHWGSVDSHFQEVAQKFQGVRLLRQDPIECLFSFICSSNNNIARITGMVERLCQAFGPRLIQLDDVTYHGFPSLQALAGPEVEAHLRKLGLGYRARYVSASARAILEEQGGLPWLQQLREASYEEAHKALCTLPGVGTKVADCICLMALDKPQAVPVDVHIWQIAQRDYSWHPTTSQAKGPSPQSNKELGNFFRSLWGPYAGWAQAVFQCQQKACLLQHLHSRAP, via the exons ATGCCGGCCCACGCGCTTCTGCCCAGGCGCATGGGGCATCGTACTCTAGCCTCCGCTCCTGCCCTGTGGGCCTCTATCCCGTGCCCTCGCTCTGAGCTGCGCCTGGACCTGGTTCTGCCTTCTGGACAGTCCTTCCG GTGGAGGGAGCAAAGTCCTGCACACTGGAGTGGTGTACTAGCGGATCAAGTATGGACACTGACTCAGACTGAGGAGCAGCTCCACTGCACTGTGTACCGAGGAGACAAGAGCCAGCCTGGCAGGCCCACACCAGACGAGCTGGAGGCCGTGCGCAAGTACTTCCAGCTAGATGTCACCCTGGCTCAACTGTATCACCACTGGGGTTCTGTGGACTCCCACTTCCAAGAGGTGGCTCAGAAATTCCAAG GTGTGCGACTGCTGCGACAAGACCCCATCGAAtgccttttctcttttatctgtTCCTCCAACAACAACATCGCCCGCATCACTGGCATGGTGGAGCGGCTGTGCCAGGCTTTTGGACCTCGGCTCATCCAGCTTGATGATGTCACCTACCATGGCTTCCCCAGCCTGCAGGCCCTGGCTG GGCCAGAGGTGGAGGCTCATCTCAGGAAGCTGGGCCTGGGCTACCGTGCCCGCTACGTGAGTGCCAGTGCCCGAGCCATCCTGGAAGAACAGGGCGGGCTACCCTGGCTGCAGCAGCTACGAGAGGCCTCCTATGAGGAGGCCCACAAGGCCCTCTGTACCCTGCCGGGAGTGGGCACCAAG GTGGCTGACTGCATCTGCCTGATGGCCCTAGACAAGCCCCAGGCTGTGCCCGTGGATGTCCATATATGGCAGATTGCCCAACGTGACTACAGCTGGCACCCTACCACGTCCCAGGCGAAGGGACCAAGCCCCCAGAGCAACAAGGAATTGG GAAACTTTTTCCGGAGCCTGTGGGGACCTTATGCTGGCTGGGCCCAAGCG
- the OGG1 gene encoding N-glycosylase/DNA lyase isoform X6, protein MPAHALLPRRMGHRTLASAPALWASIPCPRSELRLDLVLPSGQSFRWREQSPAHWSGVLADQVWTLTQTEEQLHCTVYRGDKSQPGRPTPDELEAVRKYFQLDVTLAQLYHHWGSVDSHFQEVAQKFQGVRLLRQDPIECLFSFICSSNNNIARITGMVERLCQAFGPRLIQLDDVTYHGFPSLQALAGPEVEAHLRKLGLGYRARYVSASARAILEEQGGLPWLQQLREASYEEAHKALCTLPGVGTKVADCICLMALDKPQAVPVDVHIWQIAQRDYSWHPTTSQAKGPSPQSNKELGNFFRSLWGPYAGWAQAKSIFVLI, encoded by the exons ATGCCGGCCCACGCGCTTCTGCCCAGGCGCATGGGGCATCGTACTCTAGCCTCCGCTCCTGCCCTGTGGGCCTCTATCCCGTGCCCTCGCTCTGAGCTGCGCCTGGACCTGGTTCTGCCTTCTGGACAGTCCTTCCG GTGGAGGGAGCAAAGTCCTGCACACTGGAGTGGTGTACTAGCGGATCAAGTATGGACACTGACTCAGACTGAGGAGCAGCTCCACTGCACTGTGTACCGAGGAGACAAGAGCCAGCCTGGCAGGCCCACACCAGACGAGCTGGAGGCCGTGCGCAAGTACTTCCAGCTAGATGTCACCCTGGCTCAACTGTATCACCACTGGGGTTCTGTGGACTCCCACTTCCAAGAGGTGGCTCAGAAATTCCAAG GTGTGCGACTGCTGCGACAAGACCCCATCGAAtgccttttctcttttatctgtTCCTCCAACAACAACATCGCCCGCATCACTGGCATGGTGGAGCGGCTGTGCCAGGCTTTTGGACCTCGGCTCATCCAGCTTGATGATGTCACCTACCATGGCTTCCCCAGCCTGCAGGCCCTGGCTG GGCCAGAGGTGGAGGCTCATCTCAGGAAGCTGGGCCTGGGCTACCGTGCCCGCTACGTGAGTGCCAGTGCCCGAGCCATCCTGGAAGAACAGGGCGGGCTACCCTGGCTGCAGCAGCTACGAGAGGCCTCCTATGAGGAGGCCCACAAGGCCCTCTGTACCCTGCCGGGAGTGGGCACCAAG GTGGCTGACTGCATCTGCCTGATGGCCCTAGACAAGCCCCAGGCTGTGCCCGTGGATGTCCATATATGGCAGATTGCCCAACGTGACTACAGCTGGCACCCTACCACGTCCCAGGCGAAGGGACCAAGCCCCCAGAGCAACAAGGAATTGG GAAACTTTTTCCGGAGCCTGTGGGGACCTTATGCTGGCTGGGCCCAAGCG
- the OGG1 gene encoding N-glycosylase/DNA lyase isoform X4: MPAHALLPRRMGHRTLASAPALWASIPCPRSELRLDLVLPSGQSFRWREQSPAHWSGVLADQVWTLTQTEEQLHCTVYRGDKSQPGRPTPDELEAVRKYFQLDVTLAQLYHHWGSVDSHFQEVAQKFQGVRLLRQDPIECLFSFICSSNNNIARITGMVERLCQAFGPRLIQLDDVTYHGFPSLQALAGPEVEAHLRKLGLGYRARYVSASARAILEEQGGLPWLQQLREASYEEAHKALCTLPGVGTKVADCICLMALDKPQAVPVDVHIWQIAQRDYSWHPTTSQAKGPSPQSNKELGNFFRSLWGPYAGWAQAVLFSADLHQSHRAQEPPAKRRKGSKGLEV, translated from the exons ATGCCGGCCCACGCGCTTCTGCCCAGGCGCATGGGGCATCGTACTCTAGCCTCCGCTCCTGCCCTGTGGGCCTCTATCCCGTGCCCTCGCTCTGAGCTGCGCCTGGACCTGGTTCTGCCTTCTGGACAGTCCTTCCG GTGGAGGGAGCAAAGTCCTGCACACTGGAGTGGTGTACTAGCGGATCAAGTATGGACACTGACTCAGACTGAGGAGCAGCTCCACTGCACTGTGTACCGAGGAGACAAGAGCCAGCCTGGCAGGCCCACACCAGACGAGCTGGAGGCCGTGCGCAAGTACTTCCAGCTAGATGTCACCCTGGCTCAACTGTATCACCACTGGGGTTCTGTGGACTCCCACTTCCAAGAGGTGGCTCAGAAATTCCAAG GTGTGCGACTGCTGCGACAAGACCCCATCGAAtgccttttctcttttatctgtTCCTCCAACAACAACATCGCCCGCATCACTGGCATGGTGGAGCGGCTGTGCCAGGCTTTTGGACCTCGGCTCATCCAGCTTGATGATGTCACCTACCATGGCTTCCCCAGCCTGCAGGCCCTGGCTG GGCCAGAGGTGGAGGCTCATCTCAGGAAGCTGGGCCTGGGCTACCGTGCCCGCTACGTGAGTGCCAGTGCCCGAGCCATCCTGGAAGAACAGGGCGGGCTACCCTGGCTGCAGCAGCTACGAGAGGCCTCCTATGAGGAGGCCCACAAGGCCCTCTGTACCCTGCCGGGAGTGGGCACCAAG GTGGCTGACTGCATCTGCCTGATGGCCCTAGACAAGCCCCAGGCTGTGCCCGTGGATGTCCATATATGGCAGATTGCCCAACGTGACTACAGCTGGCACCCTACCACGTCCCAGGCGAAGGGACCAAGCCCCCAGAGCAACAAGGAATTGG GAAACTTTTTCCGGAGCCTGTGGGGACCTTATGCTGGCTGGGCCCAAGCG GTGCTGTTCAGTGCTGACCTGCACCAATCCCACCGTGCTCAGGAGCCACCAGCAAAGCGCAGAAAGGGTTCCAAAGGGCTGGAAGTCTAG
- the OGG1 gene encoding N-glycosylase/DNA lyase isoform X1, with protein sequence MPAHALLPRRMGHRTLASAPALWASIPCPRSELRLDLVLPSGQSFRWREQSPAHWSGVLADQVWTLTQTEEQLHCTVYRGDKSQPGRPTPDELEAVRKYFQLDVTLAQLYHHWGSVDSHFQEVAQKFQGVRLLRQDPIECLFSFICSSNNNIARITGMVERLCQAFGPRLIQLDDVTYHGFPSLQALAGPEVEAHLRKLGLGYRARYVSASARAILEEQGGLPWLQQLREASYEEAHKALCTLPGVGTKVADCICLMALDKPQAVPVDVHIWQIAQRDYSWHPTTSQAKGPSPQSNKELGNFFRSLWGPYAGWAQAVSVPTRFPLLQLRPHRTSPPALTQQTLPPPLPQVALKDSPATPVPTPVDSHCLRPCSPRTLPPPSTVTSPTSPDPNVPSSPHRLHPHTGAVQC encoded by the exons ATGCCGGCCCACGCGCTTCTGCCCAGGCGCATGGGGCATCGTACTCTAGCCTCCGCTCCTGCCCTGTGGGCCTCTATCCCGTGCCCTCGCTCTGAGCTGCGCCTGGACCTGGTTCTGCCTTCTGGACAGTCCTTCCG GTGGAGGGAGCAAAGTCCTGCACACTGGAGTGGTGTACTAGCGGATCAAGTATGGACACTGACTCAGACTGAGGAGCAGCTCCACTGCACTGTGTACCGAGGAGACAAGAGCCAGCCTGGCAGGCCCACACCAGACGAGCTGGAGGCCGTGCGCAAGTACTTCCAGCTAGATGTCACCCTGGCTCAACTGTATCACCACTGGGGTTCTGTGGACTCCCACTTCCAAGAGGTGGCTCAGAAATTCCAAG GTGTGCGACTGCTGCGACAAGACCCCATCGAAtgccttttctcttttatctgtTCCTCCAACAACAACATCGCCCGCATCACTGGCATGGTGGAGCGGCTGTGCCAGGCTTTTGGACCTCGGCTCATCCAGCTTGATGATGTCACCTACCATGGCTTCCCCAGCCTGCAGGCCCTGGCTG GGCCAGAGGTGGAGGCTCATCTCAGGAAGCTGGGCCTGGGCTACCGTGCCCGCTACGTGAGTGCCAGTGCCCGAGCCATCCTGGAAGAACAGGGCGGGCTACCCTGGCTGCAGCAGCTACGAGAGGCCTCCTATGAGGAGGCCCACAAGGCCCTCTGTACCCTGCCGGGAGTGGGCACCAAG GTGGCTGACTGCATCTGCCTGATGGCCCTAGACAAGCCCCAGGCTGTGCCCGTGGATGTCCATATATGGCAGATTGCCCAACGTGACTACAGCTGGCACCCTACCACGTCCCAGGCGAAGGGACCAAGCCCCCAGAGCAACAAGGAATTGG GAAACTTTTTCCGGAGCCTGTGGGGACCTTATGCTGGCTGGGCCCAAGCGGTGAGTGTACCTACTAGGTTTCCTCTCCTCCAGCTCAGACCCCATAGGACTTCTCCTCCAGCCCTGACCCAGCAGACTCTTCCACCACCACTGCCCCAGGTGGCCCTAAAGGACTCTCCAGCCACCCCTGTCCCAACCCCAGTGGACTCTCATTGCCTTCGGCCCTGTTCCCCAAGGACTCTTCCACCTCCCAGCACTGTCACTAGTCCCACCAGCCCTGACCCCAATGTACCCTCCTCCCCACACCGACTCCACCCTCATACAGGTGCTGTTCAGTGCTGA
- the OGG1 gene encoding N-glycosylase/DNA lyase isoform X8, giving the protein MQRPIPASTPGRSLPSSWEYRWREQSPAHWSGVLADQVWTLTQTEEQLHCTVYRGDKSQPGRPTPDELEAVRKYFQLDVTLAQLYHHWGSVDSHFQEVAQKFQGVRLLRQDPIECLFSFICSSNNNIARITGMVERLCQAFGPRLIQLDDVTYHGFPSLQALAGPEVEAHLRKLGLGYRARYVSASARAILEEQGGLPWLQQLREASYEEAHKALCTLPGVGTKVADCICLMALDKPQAVPVDVHIWQIAQRDYSWHPTTSQAKGPSPQSNKELGNFFRSLWGPYAGWAQAVFQCQQKACLLQHLHSRAP; this is encoded by the exons ATGCAGAGGCCCATTCCAGCCTCGACCCCCGggcgcagcctcccgagtagctgggaatacag GTGGAGGGAGCAAAGTCCTGCACACTGGAGTGGTGTACTAGCGGATCAAGTATGGACACTGACTCAGACTGAGGAGCAGCTCCACTGCACTGTGTACCGAGGAGACAAGAGCCAGCCTGGCAGGCCCACACCAGACGAGCTGGAGGCCGTGCGCAAGTACTTCCAGCTAGATGTCACCCTGGCTCAACTGTATCACCACTGGGGTTCTGTGGACTCCCACTTCCAAGAGGTGGCTCAGAAATTCCAAG GTGTGCGACTGCTGCGACAAGACCCCATCGAAtgccttttctcttttatctgtTCCTCCAACAACAACATCGCCCGCATCACTGGCATGGTGGAGCGGCTGTGCCAGGCTTTTGGACCTCGGCTCATCCAGCTTGATGATGTCACCTACCATGGCTTCCCCAGCCTGCAGGCCCTGGCTG GGCCAGAGGTGGAGGCTCATCTCAGGAAGCTGGGCCTGGGCTACCGTGCCCGCTACGTGAGTGCCAGTGCCCGAGCCATCCTGGAAGAACAGGGCGGGCTACCCTGGCTGCAGCAGCTACGAGAGGCCTCCTATGAGGAGGCCCACAAGGCCCTCTGTACCCTGCCGGGAGTGGGCACCAAG GTGGCTGACTGCATCTGCCTGATGGCCCTAGACAAGCCCCAGGCTGTGCCCGTGGATGTCCATATATGGCAGATTGCCCAACGTGACTACAGCTGGCACCCTACCACGTCCCAGGCGAAGGGACCAAGCCCCCAGAGCAACAAGGAATTGG GAAACTTTTTCCGGAGCCTGTGGGGACCTTATGCTGGCTGGGCCCAAGCG
- the OGG1 gene encoding N-glycosylase/DNA lyase isoform X3 encodes MQRPIPASTPGRSLPSSWEYRWREQSPAHWSGVLADQVWTLTQTEEQLHCTVYRGDKSQPGRPTPDELEAVRKYFQLDVTLAQLYHHWGSVDSHFQEVAQKFQGVRLLRQDPIECLFSFICSSNNNIARITGMVERLCQAFGPRLIQLDDVTYHGFPSLQALAGPEVEAHLRKLGLGYRARYVSASARAILEEQGGLPWLQQLREASYEEAHKALCTLPGVGTKVADCICLMALDKPQAVPVDVHIWQIAQRDYSWHPTTSQAKGPSPQSNKELGNFFRSLWGPYAGWAQAVSVPTRFPLLQLRPHRTSPPALTQQTLPPPLPQVALKDSPATPVPTPVDSHCLRPCSPRTLPPPSTVTSPTSPDPNVPSSPHRLHPHTGAVQC; translated from the exons ATGCAGAGGCCCATTCCAGCCTCGACCCCCGggcgcagcctcccgagtagctgggaatacag GTGGAGGGAGCAAAGTCCTGCACACTGGAGTGGTGTACTAGCGGATCAAGTATGGACACTGACTCAGACTGAGGAGCAGCTCCACTGCACTGTGTACCGAGGAGACAAGAGCCAGCCTGGCAGGCCCACACCAGACGAGCTGGAGGCCGTGCGCAAGTACTTCCAGCTAGATGTCACCCTGGCTCAACTGTATCACCACTGGGGTTCTGTGGACTCCCACTTCCAAGAGGTGGCTCAGAAATTCCAAG GTGTGCGACTGCTGCGACAAGACCCCATCGAAtgccttttctcttttatctgtTCCTCCAACAACAACATCGCCCGCATCACTGGCATGGTGGAGCGGCTGTGCCAGGCTTTTGGACCTCGGCTCATCCAGCTTGATGATGTCACCTACCATGGCTTCCCCAGCCTGCAGGCCCTGGCTG GGCCAGAGGTGGAGGCTCATCTCAGGAAGCTGGGCCTGGGCTACCGTGCCCGCTACGTGAGTGCCAGTGCCCGAGCCATCCTGGAAGAACAGGGCGGGCTACCCTGGCTGCAGCAGCTACGAGAGGCCTCCTATGAGGAGGCCCACAAGGCCCTCTGTACCCTGCCGGGAGTGGGCACCAAG GTGGCTGACTGCATCTGCCTGATGGCCCTAGACAAGCCCCAGGCTGTGCCCGTGGATGTCCATATATGGCAGATTGCCCAACGTGACTACAGCTGGCACCCTACCACGTCCCAGGCGAAGGGACCAAGCCCCCAGAGCAACAAGGAATTGG GAAACTTTTTCCGGAGCCTGTGGGGACCTTATGCTGGCTGGGCCCAAGCGGTGAGTGTACCTACTAGGTTTCCTCTCCTCCAGCTCAGACCCCATAGGACTTCTCCTCCAGCCCTGACCCAGCAGACTCTTCCACCACCACTGCCCCAGGTGGCCCTAAAGGACTCTCCAGCCACCCCTGTCCCAACCCCAGTGGACTCTCATTGCCTTCGGCCCTGTTCCCCAAGGACTCTTCCACCTCCCAGCACTGTCACTAGTCCCACCAGCCCTGACCCCAATGTACCCTCCTCCCCACACCGACTCCACCCTCATACAGGTGCTGTTCAGTGCTGA
- the OGG1 gene encoding N-glycosylase/DNA lyase isoform X7, translated as MQRPIPASTPGRSLPSSWEYRWREQSPAHWSGVLADQVWTLTQTEEQLHCTVYRGDKSQPGRPTPDELEAVRKYFQLDVTLAQLYHHWGSVDSHFQEVAQKFQGVRLLRQDPIECLFSFICSSNNNIARITGMVERLCQAFGPRLIQLDDVTYHGFPSLQALAGPEVEAHLRKLGLGYRARYVSASARAILEEQGGLPWLQQLREASYEEAHKALCTLPGVGTKVADCICLMALDKPQAVPVDVHIWQIAQRDYSWHPTTSQAKGPSPQSNKELGNFFRSLWGPYAGWAQAVLFSADLHQSHRAQEPPAKRRKGSKGLEV; from the exons ATGCAGAGGCCCATTCCAGCCTCGACCCCCGggcgcagcctcccgagtagctgggaatacag GTGGAGGGAGCAAAGTCCTGCACACTGGAGTGGTGTACTAGCGGATCAAGTATGGACACTGACTCAGACTGAGGAGCAGCTCCACTGCACTGTGTACCGAGGAGACAAGAGCCAGCCTGGCAGGCCCACACCAGACGAGCTGGAGGCCGTGCGCAAGTACTTCCAGCTAGATGTCACCCTGGCTCAACTGTATCACCACTGGGGTTCTGTGGACTCCCACTTCCAAGAGGTGGCTCAGAAATTCCAAG GTGTGCGACTGCTGCGACAAGACCCCATCGAAtgccttttctcttttatctgtTCCTCCAACAACAACATCGCCCGCATCACTGGCATGGTGGAGCGGCTGTGCCAGGCTTTTGGACCTCGGCTCATCCAGCTTGATGATGTCACCTACCATGGCTTCCCCAGCCTGCAGGCCCTGGCTG GGCCAGAGGTGGAGGCTCATCTCAGGAAGCTGGGCCTGGGCTACCGTGCCCGCTACGTGAGTGCCAGTGCCCGAGCCATCCTGGAAGAACAGGGCGGGCTACCCTGGCTGCAGCAGCTACGAGAGGCCTCCTATGAGGAGGCCCACAAGGCCCTCTGTACCCTGCCGGGAGTGGGCACCAAG GTGGCTGACTGCATCTGCCTGATGGCCCTAGACAAGCCCCAGGCTGTGCCCGTGGATGTCCATATATGGCAGATTGCCCAACGTGACTACAGCTGGCACCCTACCACGTCCCAGGCGAAGGGACCAAGCCCCCAGAGCAACAAGGAATTGG GAAACTTTTTCCGGAGCCTGTGGGGACCTTATGCTGGCTGGGCCCAAGCG GTGCTGTTCAGTGCTGACCTGCACCAATCCCACCGTGCTCAGGAGCCACCAGCAAAGCGCAGAAAGGGTTCCAAAGGGCTGGAAGTCTAG